The following proteins are co-located in the Paludibaculum fermentans genome:
- a CDS encoding glycosyltransferase family 4 protein: MHRLLWVTEHYPPVKGGMAVSCARVVRGLRRRGLSVDLLALNGAHEPVEVRPTDGGADLRIRRDRSPEVAPNLAWSLVRERHLADPYSAIVSFGASKAGFVGTTFGAWLDLPSLVMVRGNDLDRDWFLPRRGGWVREALSRATAIGAVSTEKVERIARLYPGKCVLWTPNGVDSKRWELLAADVRRRDEVRSLLDAGHRRICGLFGELKFKKRIPFWLEAVRDAGLLSSIALLVVGQLDEDTTRILDDPAIAPRSLRLPFLPQAELPALYSACDFVAIPSAFEGMPNVLLEAAACGAVPLVSDAGAMRDVVEDGVTGFVFRAENRQAAGEATRRALELSSEQLAAMSAAVRARIRDRFSPEREIDTILDLIHRAAP; encoded by the coding sequence ATGCACCGCCTGCTCTGGGTCACTGAACACTACCCCCCGGTGAAGGGCGGGATGGCCGTAAGTTGTGCCCGCGTGGTGCGAGGCCTGCGCCGGCGCGGGCTTTCGGTGGATCTGCTCGCCCTGAATGGCGCGCACGAGCCCGTCGAAGTGCGTCCCACCGACGGCGGCGCGGATCTCCGGATCCGCCGCGACCGGTCGCCCGAGGTTGCGCCCAACCTCGCCTGGAGCCTCGTGCGCGAACGCCACCTGGCCGATCCTTATTCCGCCATCGTCTCCTTCGGGGCGTCGAAAGCCGGGTTCGTCGGGACCACCTTCGGAGCCTGGTTGGATCTGCCCAGCCTCGTCATGGTGCGCGGCAACGACCTGGACCGCGACTGGTTTTTGCCCCGCCGCGGAGGCTGGGTGCGGGAAGCCCTCTCGCGCGCCACGGCCATCGGCGCGGTCTCCACCGAGAAAGTCGAACGCATCGCCCGCCTCTATCCGGGCAAATGCGTGCTGTGGACCCCGAACGGTGTGGATTCGAAGCGCTGGGAACTGCTGGCCGCGGACGTTCGCCGGCGGGACGAGGTCCGGTCGCTGCTCGACGCCGGGCACCGCCGCATCTGCGGGCTGTTCGGGGAGCTGAAGTTCAAGAAACGGATCCCCTTCTGGCTGGAAGCCGTGCGCGATGCGGGCCTGCTTTCAAGCATCGCGTTGCTGGTGGTAGGGCAGCTCGACGAGGACACCACGCGGATCCTCGACGATCCGGCGATCGCTCCGCGCAGCCTCCGCCTGCCGTTCCTGCCGCAGGCCGAATTGCCTGCGCTCTACTCGGCCTGCGATTTCGTGGCGATCCCCTCAGCCTTTGAAGGCATGCCCAACGTGCTGCTGGAAGCCGCGGCCTGCGGAGCCGTGCCGCTGGTCTCCGACGCCGGCGCCATGCGCGATGTCGTGGAAGACGGCGTCACCGGCTTCGTCTTCCGGGCCGAGAACCGCCAGGCCGCCGGCGAGGCGACGCGGCGAGCGTTGGAACTCTCCAGCGAACAACTGGCCGCAATGTCCGCTGCCGTCCGCGCCCGGATCCGCGATCGCTTCTCTCCGGAGCGCGAGATTGACACCATCCTCGACCTGATTCACCGGGCCGCCCCGTGA
- a CDS encoding glycosyltransferase family 4 protein: protein MKTLYIAFDIFPRAKGSSSHIASMVTALERTFGAVELICLGTPEMPAYQREGGIEIYRFRKLHRDLLARATAFAQFVAQRVHSLRGSLTLSVFRDPWGGYPLLRATPGCPVIFEVNALPTWELGYSRPALAANAALRAKLGDMERRCLREAARVLCVSSVTRDALAGLGVHRAKIDVIPNEARDLFFAPPGGPSPIPALDSGKWFAYIGSLQSWQGVEAIIDAFALAAPDCEDSRMLILHSGQARLARPVERAIARRQLGGRILLHPPLDPEGVAGVLQRVRFTVVPLADTPRNTVQGCCPVKMIESMAAAAPVIASDLAVCREWLQDGTEGLLAAPGGTRDWALAIRRLMRDEPLRRSLSQGARRRAEACFAPPVIQRQLEQQFLTAAGGGNR, encoded by the coding sequence GTGAAGACGCTGTACATCGCGTTCGACATCTTTCCCCGCGCCAAAGGGTCTTCGAGCCACATCGCCTCGATGGTCACGGCGCTGGAGCGGACCTTTGGCGCCGTGGAGCTGATCTGCCTCGGCACGCCCGAAATGCCGGCCTACCAGCGCGAAGGCGGCATCGAGATCTACCGCTTCCGCAAGCTCCATCGCGACCTGCTCGCGCGTGCCACCGCGTTCGCTCAGTTCGTGGCTCAGCGCGTCCATAGCCTGCGCGGCAGCCTCACCCTGTCCGTCTTTCGCGACCCGTGGGGCGGCTATCCGCTGCTGCGTGCAACGCCCGGGTGTCCTGTCATCTTTGAAGTGAATGCACTCCCCACCTGGGAACTCGGCTATTCGCGGCCGGCGCTCGCCGCCAACGCGGCTTTGAGGGCCAAACTCGGAGACATGGAACGGCGTTGCCTGCGCGAGGCCGCCCGCGTACTGTGCGTCTCTTCCGTCACGCGGGATGCCCTCGCCGGATTGGGCGTCCACCGTGCGAAGATCGACGTAATCCCCAACGAGGCGCGCGACTTGTTCTTCGCGCCGCCCGGCGGGCCCTCCCCCATTCCGGCGCTGGACTCCGGCAAATGGTTTGCCTATATCGGTAGCCTGCAGTCCTGGCAGGGCGTGGAAGCGATCATCGATGCCTTCGCGCTGGCGGCGCCGGATTGCGAGGACAGCCGGATGCTGATTCTTCACAGCGGCCAGGCCCGTCTGGCACGGCCCGTCGAGCGCGCCATCGCCCGCCGCCAGTTGGGCGGCCGGATCCTGCTGCACCCTCCTCTCGATCCGGAAGGTGTGGCCGGGGTGCTCCAGCGGGTGCGCTTCACCGTGGTGCCGCTGGCCGATACGCCGCGCAACACGGTGCAGGGCTGCTGCCCGGTGAAGATGATAGAATCCATGGCCGCTGCCGCGCCGGTGATCGCGTCCGATCTCGCCGTGTGCCGGGAGTGGTTGCAGGATGGCACGGAAGGTTTGCTGGCGGCCCCGGGCGGCACTCGGGATTGGGCCCTGGCGATCCGGCGCCTGATGCGGGATGAGCCCTTGCGGCGGAGTCTCAGCCAGGGCGCCCGCCGGCGCGCCGAGGCGTGCTTTGCGCCGCCGGTCATCCAGCGGCAATTAGAGCAGCAGTTTCTGACCGCAGCAGGAGGAGGCAATCGATGA
- a CDS encoding CCA tRNA nucleotidyltransferase, whose translation MSDLLNRLSAEVATRLRGAGRQVYYVGGSVRDELLGVEVHDRDLTTDATPAELKMLFPGALEVGAHFGVMLIRRDGVEVQVATFRTESSYRNGRHPEEVRFETDVVADLRRRDFTINALLRDPFTGAILDPLGGMADLRAGIIRAIGNPAERFQEDHLRMLRAVRFAARLGFEIEAGTMDAIRTLAPQINRISAERIRDELVRILTEGGARRGFELLDSSGLLLEILPEVSAMKGVQQPPQFHPEGDVWIHTLGLLERMGTPPIELALGCLLHDVGKPPTQTFEDRIRFNGHDHVGAGMTRRILSRLRFPSDVIEAVESMVDQHMKFKDAGRMGVSAFKRFVRQPGFDELLQLHRLDILASGGGLRSYDAVKDRYEALPEEQLRPPPLITGRDLIELGYQPGPAMGTILRSVEEQQLEGQLQSKEEAIAYVRRVWAPAAT comes from the coding sequence ATGTCCGACCTGTTGAACAGATTATCGGCGGAGGTGGCGACGCGACTACGAGGTGCGGGCCGTCAGGTCTACTACGTGGGTGGCAGCGTGCGGGACGAGCTACTTGGCGTCGAAGTACACGATCGCGATCTTACCACCGATGCCACTCCGGCTGAGTTGAAAATGCTCTTTCCCGGAGCCTTGGAGGTGGGTGCCCACTTCGGTGTGATGCTCATCCGCCGGGATGGTGTGGAAGTCCAGGTGGCTACCTTTCGGACAGAGAGCAGTTACCGGAACGGCCGGCATCCCGAAGAAGTACGGTTTGAGACGGACGTGGTGGCCGACCTGCGCCGGCGCGACTTCACGATCAATGCGCTATTGCGGGATCCGTTCACCGGCGCGATCCTTGATCCGCTGGGTGGAATGGCCGATCTCCGGGCCGGCATCATTCGCGCCATCGGCAATCCGGCCGAGCGGTTCCAGGAAGATCACCTGCGGATGCTGCGGGCCGTGCGCTTCGCGGCGCGCCTGGGCTTCGAAATCGAGGCCGGGACGATGGATGCCATCCGCACGCTGGCTCCGCAGATCAACCGGATCTCCGCCGAGCGGATCCGCGACGAACTGGTAAGGATTCTCACCGAGGGCGGAGCCCGGCGCGGTTTCGAACTGCTGGATTCCAGCGGGCTGCTGCTGGAGATCCTGCCCGAGGTGTCGGCCATGAAAGGCGTCCAGCAACCACCTCAGTTCCATCCGGAAGGAGATGTCTGGATTCATACGCTCGGGTTGCTGGAACGCATGGGCACACCGCCGATCGAGTTGGCGCTGGGCTGTCTGCTGCACGATGTGGGCAAGCCGCCCACTCAGACGTTTGAAGACCGCATCCGGTTCAACGGGCACGACCATGTAGGAGCGGGGATGACCCGCCGGATCCTGTCGCGGCTGCGCTTCCCTTCGGATGTGATTGAGGCGGTTGAGTCGATGGTGGACCAGCACATGAAGTTCAAGGACGCCGGACGGATGGGCGTGAGCGCATTCAAGCGGTTCGTCCGGCAGCCCGGGTTCGATGAACTGCTGCAGTTGCACCGGTTGGACATCCTGGCCAGCGGAGGCGGGTTGCGCAGCTATGACGCGGTGAAGGACCGGTATGAGGCGCTGCCCGAGGAACAACTGCGGCCGCCACCCCTGATTACGGGCCGCGATCTGATCGAACTGGGCTATCAGCCAGGTCCGGCGATGGGCACGATCCTGCGCAGCGTGGAGGAACAGCAGTTGGAGGGTCAACTGCAGAGCAAGGAAGAGGCGATCGCCTACGTCAGACGAGTTTGGGCGCCAGCAGCCACTTGA
- a CDS encoding APC family permease, whose protein sequence is MADTFDRPGATTKVVVATTVALSFISFWRGASIVLSDLASTMFYVGGITEQAIGKSAPWFVLGVMFFGFAVRSIYMESCGMFVRGGVYVVVRDSIGPRMAKLSVSALVVDYILTGPISSVSAGQYLGRLLNELSEFAHSSVRVNPNYFSACFGVVVTIYFWWQNVKGIHESSSKALRIMQITTVMVVILLIWCPITLLFQDNVHLPPAPTLKNLTFEPHSLGWLHGTVWPTIWAAAMLIAFGHSLLAMSGFETLAQIYREIAYPKMKNLKITANIVCVYALMSTGLISLFAVMIIPDAVRSNYYDNLIGGLAMSLAGPEILKLCFHIFVVIVGALILSGAVNTSIIGANGVLNRVAEDGVLVPWFRKPHKTYGTTSRIVAMITIAQLATIVFSRGDVYLLGEAYAFGVVWSFALKGMGVLALRFQRHDQEYKMPFNLHFGKLEIPIGLGVTTMALFLVAIANLFTKKIATIYGVSFTIVLFIIFTLSEYLNAKRRQSKDVKGLEEFNLDHQPQIGTTSMHARPGCVLVAVRDPYNMEHLRRVLEKTNLRRHDIVVATVRPISTGAGEYGLAEDQIFSSYEQELFSRVVTLAEKEGKPVDLLVVPATDPFVAMVQAAQNLKASRLVTGVSHTMASEELARRIGLAWEQLPEPRHPFSLEIIAQDRQSTYVNLGPHPPRLWPEDVDRLHEIWLRLTSREGFGSNLHHRDVVGAALRRLESELDSPRRDELVDELKNEMRNPPVDSGS, encoded by the coding sequence ATGGCTGATACTTTCGACCGGCCGGGCGCAACGACCAAAGTTGTAGTCGCCACTACCGTAGCACTGTCCTTCATCTCCTTCTGGCGTGGAGCCTCCATCGTTCTCAGCGACTTGGCCTCCACCATGTTCTACGTGGGCGGCATTACAGAACAGGCCATCGGCAAGTCAGCACCGTGGTTTGTTCTCGGCGTCATGTTCTTTGGCTTCGCCGTACGCAGCATCTACATGGAAAGCTGCGGAATGTTCGTACGCGGCGGCGTGTACGTAGTCGTACGCGACTCCATCGGGCCGCGCATGGCCAAGCTCTCGGTCTCCGCCCTGGTCGTCGACTACATCCTAACCGGACCAATATCATCAGTATCCGCCGGGCAGTACCTGGGGCGTCTGCTGAACGAGCTATCGGAGTTCGCCCACTCCTCGGTCAGGGTCAACCCGAACTACTTCTCCGCCTGCTTCGGCGTGGTGGTCACCATCTACTTCTGGTGGCAGAACGTCAAGGGCATCCACGAGTCCTCCAGCAAAGCGTTGCGCATCATGCAGATCACCACGGTGATGGTGGTCATTCTGTTGATCTGGTGCCCCATCACGCTGCTGTTCCAGGACAACGTTCATCTCCCGCCCGCGCCGACGCTGAAGAATCTCACCTTCGAGCCCCATTCGCTGGGCTGGCTGCACGGCACCGTGTGGCCCACCATCTGGGCGGCCGCCATGCTGATCGCCTTCGGCCACTCGCTGCTCGCCATGAGCGGTTTTGAGACGCTGGCCCAGATCTACCGGGAAATCGCGTACCCGAAGATGAAGAATCTGAAGATCACGGCGAACATCGTGTGCGTCTACGCGCTGATGTCCACCGGCCTGATCTCGCTCTTCGCCGTCATGATCATCCCGGATGCCGTGCGCTCGAACTACTACGACAACCTCATCGGCGGCCTGGCGATGAGCTTGGCGGGGCCGGAGATCCTGAAGCTCTGCTTCCACATCTTTGTCGTGATCGTCGGCGCGCTCATCCTGTCCGGCGCGGTGAATACTTCGATCATCGGCGCCAACGGCGTGCTGAACCGTGTGGCCGAGGACGGCGTGCTGGTCCCTTGGTTCCGCAAACCTCACAAGACCTACGGCACCACCTCGCGCATCGTGGCCATGATCACCATCGCCCAGTTGGCGACCATCGTCTTCTCGCGCGGCGATGTCTACCTGCTGGGGGAAGCCTATGCCTTCGGCGTGGTTTGGAGCTTTGCCCTGAAGGGGATGGGCGTGCTCGCGCTCCGCTTCCAGCGGCACGACCAGGAATACAAGATGCCCTTCAACCTGCACTTCGGCAAGTTGGAGATCCCAATCGGCCTGGGCGTTACCACGATGGCCCTCTTCCTGGTCGCCATCGCCAACCTGTTCACCAAGAAGATCGCCACCATCTACGGTGTCAGCTTCACCATCGTCCTGTTCATCATCTTCACCCTGAGTGAATACCTGAACGCGAAACGGCGCCAGTCCAAGGACGTCAAGGGGCTGGAGGAGTTCAACCTCGATCACCAGCCTCAAATCGGCACCACGAGCATGCACGCGCGTCCTGGCTGCGTGCTGGTCGCGGTCCGCGACCCGTACAACATGGAGCACCTGCGGCGCGTCCTGGAGAAGACCAACCTGCGCCGGCACGACATCGTTGTGGCCACGGTTCGCCCCATCTCCACCGGAGCAGGTGAGTATGGCCTGGCCGAGGACCAGATCTTCAGCTCCTACGAACAGGAGCTCTTCTCCCGCGTGGTGACCCTGGCCGAGAAGGAAGGCAAGCCCGTCGACCTGCTGGTAGTGCCGGCGACCGACCCGTTTGTCGCCATGGTCCAGGCGGCCCAGAACCTAAAGGCGTCAAGGCTCGTCACAGGCGTATCCCACACCATGGCCAGCGAGGAACTGGCACGCCGCATCGGCTTGGCCTGGGAGCAGTTACCGGAACCGCGGCATCCCTTCTCACTGGAGATCATCGCGCAGGACCGGCAGTCCACTTACGTCAACCTGGGCCCCCATCCACCCCGGCTCTGGCCGGAAGATGTCGACCGCCTGCACGAGATCTGGCTGCGGCTGACTTCGAGGGAAGGCTTCGGCTCAAACCTGCACCACCGCGACGTCGTGGGAGCGGCCCTGCGCCGGCTGGAGAGTGAACTGGACTCCCCGAGGAGGGATGAATTGGTAGACGAACTGAAGAACGAAATGCGAAACCCGCCGGTCGATTCCGGCAGTTAG
- a CDS encoding SixA phosphatase family protein, whose protein sequence is MQIYILRHGIAEDPTAGQRDADRALTLDGRKKLQATLKRAFASGVAPTLILTSPYKRAMQTAEIAVKALNYTGDVLQTQALTPDADPLAAWEELRLHRDHAQILCASHEPLCGRLAAFLLGAPSLEIDYKKGALIRIDLVSAGPRPRGVLKWLLAPKLV, encoded by the coding sequence ATGCAGATCTACATCCTTCGCCACGGGATCGCTGAGGATCCCACTGCAGGCCAGCGGGATGCCGATCGTGCGCTCACTCTGGACGGCCGCAAAAAGCTGCAGGCCACCCTGAAACGAGCGTTCGCTTCGGGCGTTGCTCCCACCCTGATTCTTACCAGCCCCTACAAACGGGCCATGCAGACGGCGGAGATCGCCGTGAAGGCCCTCAACTACACCGGGGATGTCCTGCAGACGCAGGCCCTTACGCCGGATGCCGATCCACTGGCTGCGTGGGAAGAGCTGCGGCTGCACCGCGATCACGCCCAGATCCTGTGTGCCTCCCACGAACCCTTGTGCGGGCGGCTGGCCGCGTTCCTCCTGGGCGCCCCATCCCTCGAGATCGACTACAAAAAAGGCGCCTTGATACGCATCGATCTGGTGAGTGCCGGACCCAGGCCGCGCGGCGTCCTCAAGTGGCTGCTGGCGCCCAAACTCGTCTGA
- a CDS encoding HlyD family secretion protein — protein sequence MRGKWLLFAGGTLFLAAGGGALTYYLRQKPAKSVQVASAPALPPGTEVHLTGSIRAVNLVQVAAPLDGVAEEFPVKPGDEVFEGQILGRVANETLKETAHEAELEVERAQAKVNEAESQLIAARLEDSRAAADASRARIEFQRAERNYQRQQMLNTEGATPRNTYQKAQQDYEAAKKESDTLQSLSNTLQDRVQGVIKDIDLAKKTLAEKIQNLDSAKTSLSSADLLAPADGLVISIGKSAGEEVHKGMPDLITIATDLSQLELVLEPEPPVFKRLKAGQPAVVLIAELPGNGLPATVKSVENGKVVVEFSSPSTLVRPGMTAVGTLKLN from the coding sequence ATGCGTGGCAAATGGCTTCTGTTCGCCGGCGGGACTCTCTTCCTGGCAGCCGGCGGCGGCGCTCTCACCTACTACCTGCGTCAAAAACCAGCCAAGTCCGTCCAGGTGGCGAGCGCACCCGCGTTGCCGCCCGGGACTGAGGTTCACCTTACCGGCTCGATCCGCGCCGTGAACCTGGTGCAGGTGGCGGCGCCTCTCGACGGTGTCGCCGAGGAGTTCCCGGTCAAGCCCGGCGACGAGGTATTTGAGGGCCAGATCCTGGGACGCGTGGCCAATGAGACCTTAAAGGAAACCGCGCACGAAGCCGAACTGGAGGTGGAGCGCGCCCAGGCCAAGGTGAACGAAGCGGAGAGCCAGTTGATCGCCGCGCGCCTGGAAGACTCGCGCGCCGCCGCAGACGCCTCCCGGGCACGGATCGAATTCCAGCGGGCGGAGCGCAACTACCAGCGCCAGCAGATGCTGAATACGGAAGGCGCGACGCCGCGGAATACCTATCAGAAGGCCCAGCAGGACTACGAGGCGGCCAAGAAGGAATCCGACACCCTGCAGTCGCTTTCCAACACGTTGCAGGACCGGGTGCAGGGTGTGATCAAGGACATTGACCTGGCGAAGAAGACCCTGGCCGAGAAGATACAGAATCTTGACTCGGCGAAGACGAGCCTGTCCTCGGCCGATCTTCTGGCGCCGGCGGACGGCCTGGTCATCTCCATCGGCAAATCAGCGGGCGAAGAGGTGCACAAGGGCATGCCTGACCTCATCACCATCGCCACCGACCTGTCCCAACTCGAGCTCGTGCTGGAGCCGGAGCCGCCCGTCTTCAAGCGGCTGAAGGCCGGGCAACCCGCGGTGGTACTGATCGCGGAATTGCCGGGCAACGGGCTGCCCGCCACGGTGAAGTCGGTGGAGAACGGCAAGGTGGTGGTCGAGTTCTCCAGCCCGTCGACGCTGGTGCGGCCGGGGATGACCGCGGTGGGGACTCTCAAGCTGAACTAG
- the lhgO gene encoding L-2-hydroxyglutarate oxidase codes for MSEPHILVIGGGAVGLASAVRILQRMPDAQLTLLEKEEGVGRHQTGNNSGVMHCGLAYRPGTAKARLAVRGIRQLTEYCQEKSIRHDVCGKLVVASKQEQIPRLHNLLERGTANGLRGLEILDPPRMRELEPHVGGLAGLRVPEEGIVDYPLVCETLAADIQARGGSVECGAGVRGLTYRGGEWIAQTGRGEFKGGYIVSCAGLQADRVAKLAGERPEVKIVPFRGDYYKLKPEKEYLVRNLIYPVADPAFPFLGVHFTRMIAGGIEAGPNAVLSLKREGYTRTSFDLRDAADALSFIGLWRFLGKHFRMCTAEVRRSFSKQLFCASLQTLVPEVQPDDLVEAGAGVRAQAMKPEGSLVEDFEIIARQNAVHVLNAPSPAATASLAIGEEVADRLCTVVRGG; via the coding sequence ATGTCAGAGCCTCATATTCTTGTGATCGGCGGCGGAGCGGTGGGCCTGGCCTCGGCTGTCCGCATCCTGCAACGGATGCCGGACGCCCAGCTGACCCTGCTGGAGAAAGAAGAGGGCGTCGGCCGTCACCAGACCGGCAATAACTCAGGCGTCATGCACTGCGGCCTGGCCTACCGGCCCGGCACCGCCAAGGCGCGGCTGGCCGTGCGCGGCATCCGCCAGTTGACTGAGTATTGCCAGGAGAAGTCGATCCGGCACGACGTCTGCGGCAAGCTGGTGGTGGCTTCGAAACAGGAGCAGATTCCGCGGCTGCACAACCTGCTGGAGCGGGGCACGGCCAACGGCCTGCGCGGCCTGGAGATTCTGGATCCGCCGCGCATGCGCGAACTGGAGCCGCACGTCGGCGGGCTGGCCGGGTTGCGGGTGCCGGAAGAAGGAATCGTCGACTACCCGCTGGTGTGCGAGACGCTGGCGGCCGACATCCAGGCGCGCGGCGGCTCAGTCGAATGCGGCGCCGGTGTGCGCGGATTGACGTATCGGGGCGGGGAATGGATCGCGCAAACCGGCCGCGGCGAGTTCAAGGGCGGCTACATCGTCAGTTGCGCCGGGTTGCAGGCGGATCGCGTGGCGAAGCTGGCCGGTGAGCGGCCTGAAGTGAAGATTGTGCCCTTTCGCGGCGACTACTATAAGCTCAAGCCGGAGAAGGAGTACCTGGTCCGCAACCTGATCTATCCGGTGGCGGATCCGGCGTTCCCGTTCCTGGGTGTGCACTTTACGCGCATGATTGCGGGCGGGATCGAGGCCGGGCCGAATGCCGTTCTCTCGCTGAAGCGCGAGGGTTATACCCGGACTTCGTTTGACCTGCGCGATGCGGCGGACGCCCTGTCGTTCATCGGCCTGTGGCGCTTCCTGGGTAAGCACTTCCGGATGTGCACGGCCGAGGTGCGCCGGTCGTTCAGCAAACAGCTCTTCTGCGCTTCGCTGCAAACACTGGTGCCGGAAGTTCAGCCGGACGATCTGGTGGAGGCGGGCGCCGGGGTCCGGGCGCAAGCCATGAAGCCGGAGGGATCACTGGTAGAGGACTTCGAGATCATCGCGCGGCAGAACGCGGTGCACGTGTTGAATGCCCCGAGCCCTGCCGCTACCGCCAGCCTGGCCATTGGCGAAGAGGTGGCCGACCGGTTGTGCACCGTGGTGCGCGGGGGATAG
- a CDS encoding O-antigen ligase family protein — protein MKPDFQRIAYWCALGAAASCAVSIAAWQVLLGVCLAAMLLGRLPWRVPRYWQALTVFAVWTLLSLALSDAPRSGMPQVKKFYAWLTLFAVLSALRKARDVYWLAVAWLAGGTLSAIDGLRQFGLKWSKAAAAGKDFYSSYVADRITGFNSHWMTFSGQMMIVLLLCLALWFWGRPEKRLRWAFAVCLPLVALALVLAFTRGMWIATGVGALYLLWCWKRWTVALVPVLALAAFLLGPAALKDRVMSLVKPHGQMDSNDHRVYVFRTGLEMIKAHPWFGLGPQRVGPHFREYIPADLPKTLPDGYYEHLHNIYIHFAAERGLPAMFAVIFFFAATLWDWLRQLGRGAGEAEWVLRGGVAILIGVLVAGCFEYNLGDSEILGMTLAAVGAVSGVARSSSNS, from the coding sequence ATGAAGCCGGATTTCCAGCGAATCGCATACTGGTGCGCACTTGGGGCGGCCGCCTCCTGTGCCGTCTCGATTGCCGCGTGGCAGGTGCTGTTGGGCGTGTGCCTGGCGGCCATGCTTTTGGGCCGTTTGCCGTGGCGGGTGCCGCGTTACTGGCAGGCCCTGACGGTGTTCGCCGTCTGGACCCTGCTGTCGCTGGCGCTGAGCGACGCTCCGCGGTCCGGCATGCCGCAGGTGAAGAAGTTCTACGCCTGGCTGACCTTGTTTGCCGTCCTTTCCGCCTTGCGGAAGGCGCGGGACGTCTACTGGCTGGCTGTGGCCTGGCTGGCCGGGGGGACGCTTTCGGCGATCGACGGACTGCGGCAGTTCGGGCTGAAGTGGTCGAAGGCGGCGGCGGCCGGCAAGGACTTCTACAGCTCTTATGTGGCTGACCGCATCACCGGGTTCAACAGCCATTGGATGACCTTCAGCGGGCAGATGATGATCGTCCTGCTGCTGTGCCTGGCGCTGTGGTTTTGGGGCCGTCCCGAGAAACGGCTGCGATGGGCCTTCGCCGTGTGCCTGCCGTTGGTTGCATTGGCCTTGGTGCTGGCCTTCACTCGAGGCATGTGGATCGCCACGGGTGTAGGGGCGCTCTACCTGCTGTGGTGCTGGAAGCGGTGGACGGTGGCCCTCGTGCCGGTGCTGGCACTGGCGGCGTTCCTGCTGGGGCCGGCCGCGTTGAAGGATCGTGTGATGTCGCTGGTGAAGCCACATGGCCAGATGGACTCCAACGACCACCGGGTGTATGTGTTCCGGACCGGGCTGGAGATGATCAAGGCGCATCCCTGGTTTGGCTTGGGTCCGCAGCGGGTAGGGCCTCATTTCCGGGAATACATTCCGGCTGACTTGCCCAAGACGCTGCCCGACGGCTACTACGAGCACCTGCACAACATCTACATCCACTTCGCCGCCGAGCGCGGGTTGCCCGCGATGTTCGCGGTTATCTTCTTTTTCGCCGCCACCTTGTGGGACTGGCTGCGCCAGCTGGGCCGCGGTGCGGGGGAGGCGGAATGGGTGTTGCGCGGCGGCGTAGCCATCCTGATTGGTGTCCTGGTGGCCGGTTGCTTCGAGTACAACCTGGGCGATAGCGAGATCCTCGGCATGACCCTGGCGGCGGTCGGCGCGGTGAGCGGGGTGGCCCGGTCGTCGTCGAATTCCTGA